The Denticeps clupeoides chromosome 5, fDenClu1.1, whole genome shotgun sequence genome includes a region encoding these proteins:
- the rab42b gene encoding ras-related protein Rab-42b translates to MDLPLWQYQFRIIMLGDSTVGKSSMLKRYTEDQFLDCINQTVGVDFYVHFLEVEPNVRVKLQFWDTAGQERFRSVTRSYYRNSVGGILVFDVGNRTSFQHVQDWYSEVCERVQPHTIICVLVGHKSDREADGERAVSRQEAEKVAAQMGILYIEASSKTDHNITEAIELLTRRIYQGLLSGEIKLRDGWDGIKTSTPQQQPLQNEEQSPASEKSKKCSC, encoded by the exons ATGGACCTGCCTCTGTGGCAGTATCAGTTTCGCATCATCATGCTGGGGGACTCCACAGTGGGCAAGTCATCCATGCTGAAGCGTTACACCGAGGACCAATTCTTAGACTGCATCAATCAGACGGTTGGGGTGGACTTCTATGTCCACTTCCTGGAAGTGGAGCCCAATGTGAGGGTGAAGCTGCAGTTTTGGGACACGGCGGGCCAGGAGAGGTTCAG GTCTGTGACTCGTTCTTACTACCGCAACTCTGTCGGCGGCATTTTGGTTTTTGATGTGGGCAATCGCACCTCCTTTCAGCACGTGCAGGACTGGTACTCTGAGGTCTGTGAACGTGTGCAGCCCCACACCATCATCTGTGTGCTTGTGGGCCACAAGAGTGACCGTGAGGCAGACGGCGAGCGCGCAGTGAGCAGACAGGAGGCGGAAAAGGTGGCTGCGCAGATGGGCATCTTATACATAGAGGCCTCATCCAAAACTGACCACAACATCACAGAGGCCATTGAGTTGCTGACTCGGCGGATCTACCAGGGCCTACTGAGTGGGGAGATAAAGTTGCGAGATGGCTGGGATGGGATCAAGACCTCCACGCCACAGCAGCAACCCCTACAGAATGAGGAACAGAGCCCAGCATCAGAAAAAAGCAAGAAGTGTTCCTGCTAG